A stretch of Dietzia lutea DNA encodes these proteins:
- a CDS encoding glycosyltransferase, which produces MNSGVSPAPSMRVRSVPAGHDYVRHALGPAADVVVLDDPVLDPAEPARWWPHPALEAAERTEVLDDADLVHVHFGYEHRSPGQIAEFVAALRARAMPLVVTVHDLTNPHEPDPAAHLERTGHLVRGASAVLTLTVGAAAEIRERWGVDAQVVPHPRLVPAAVTEPLRRERDERVRREDLAARAEHVPADGSPERVRTVGVVLGSLRAGVAAEELLPALADALPRGARLVVMVRADALAAARDPRHPRHADALVLDRLSARADIEVRAHDHLPEAALCAALAGFDALVLPHRHGTHSGWLELCRDLGLPPVVPRIGYLVEQWGHDVASYDPGSPDIAELRAALDTALGSPPVPARSPDAEDAAVAAVHAAIYRAALKLPQVADARNRRL; this is translated from the coding sequence GTGAACTCAGGCGTCTCCCCCGCCCCGTCGATGCGGGTCCGCTCGGTGCCCGCCGGGCACGATTACGTCCGCCACGCCCTCGGGCCCGCCGCCGATGTCGTCGTGCTCGACGACCCGGTGCTGGACCCGGCCGAGCCCGCCCGCTGGTGGCCACATCCGGCGCTGGAGGCGGCAGAGCGGACCGAGGTCCTCGACGATGCCGATCTCGTGCACGTGCACTTCGGGTACGAGCACCGCTCGCCCGGTCAGATCGCCGAGTTCGTCGCGGCACTGCGGGCGCGGGCGATGCCGCTGGTGGTGACCGTCCACGACCTGACCAACCCGCACGAGCCGGACCCCGCCGCCCATCTCGAGCGCACCGGTCATCTCGTCCGCGGAGCCTCCGCCGTCCTCACGCTGACCGTCGGCGCCGCCGCTGAGATCCGGGAGCGATGGGGCGTCGACGCGCAGGTCGTCCCGCATCCTCGCCTCGTACCGGCCGCGGTCACCGAGCCGCTCCGCCGCGAGCGCGACGAACGCGTCCGCCGAGAGGACCTGGCCGCACGAGCCGAGCACGTGCCAGCCGACGGCAGCCCCGAGCGAGTCCGCACGGTGGGCGTGGTGCTCGGCTCACTGCGTGCGGGCGTCGCGGCCGAGGAGCTGCTGCCCGCGCTCGCCGACGCACTGCCGCGGGGCGCCCGGCTGGTCGTGATGGTCCGCGCCGATGCCCTCGCCGCCGCCCGCGATCCCCGCCACCCGCGGCACGCCGACGCGCTCGTGCTCGACCGCCTCTCCGCGCGCGCCGATATCGAGGTGCGGGCGCACGACCACCTACCGGAGGCCGCCCTGTGCGCCGCCCTCGCCGGGTTCGACGCCCTCGTGCTTCCGCACCGCCACGGCACGCATTCGGGCTGGCTGGAGCTGTGCCGCGACCTGGGTCTGCCGCCTGTGGTGCCGCGCATCGGGTATCTGGTCGAGCAGTGGGGCCACGACGTCGCCTCGTACGACCCCGGGTCACCTGACATCGCCGAGCTCCGGGCGGCACTGGACACCGCACTCGGCAGCCCGCCGGTCCCCGCGCGCTCGCCGGACGCCGAGGACGCCGCCGTCGCGGCCGTCCACGCCGCGATCTACCGCGCAGCGCTGAAACTCCCCCAGGTCGCTGACGCCAGAAACCGGCGTCTGTGA
- a CDS encoding WcbI family polysaccharide biosynthesis putative acetyltransferase, whose product MSTRDRPTVMVIGNCQADVYRDLLRASDEVRVVDVRPVYEMTAADLPGLHADLARTDVLIIQPVRDDYRDLPLGHHQLAALLPPSATVVLVPVLRYAGLHPYQVLVRPPRDRSLAPPLAPYHDLRTILAAATGDRGVLEAAPTAEQARAAACDSVEALRVREQAHGTLVASDLLDGVPHWHTINHPDRRTLATVFDRILERLPAGMLTAPPQIGDREPLGATRAPVEPAVARALGVAGSGGDWFVDGAPVRTQDIIDAHLAWYAATPGVVKEGLRRHADRVDLLGLR is encoded by the coding sequence GTGAGCACCCGCGACCGGCCGACCGTCATGGTGATCGGCAACTGCCAGGCCGACGTCTACCGCGACCTGTTGCGCGCCTCGGACGAGGTCCGGGTCGTCGACGTGCGGCCGGTGTACGAGATGACCGCCGCCGACCTGCCGGGTCTGCACGCCGACCTCGCGCGCACGGACGTGCTGATCATCCAGCCCGTCCGCGATGACTACCGCGACCTGCCGCTCGGGCATCACCAGCTCGCCGCGCTGCTACCGCCCTCGGCGACGGTCGTTCTCGTCCCCGTCCTGCGCTACGCCGGTCTGCACCCGTACCAGGTGCTGGTCCGACCGCCCCGCGACCGGTCGCTGGCCCCGCCACTCGCGCCGTACCACGACCTGCGCACGATCCTCGCCGCCGCGACCGGCGACCGCGGCGTGCTCGAGGCCGCGCCGACCGCCGAGCAGGCCCGGGCCGCCGCCTGCGACTCGGTCGAGGCCCTGCGGGTCCGCGAGCAAGCGCACGGCACGCTGGTCGCCTCGGACCTGCTCGACGGCGTCCCGCACTGGCACACCATCAACCACCCCGACCGGCGCACACTGGCCACGGTGTTCGACCGCATCCTCGAGCGGCTGCCCGCGGGGATGCTCACCGCCCCGCCGCAGATAGGCGACCGCGAGCCCCTCGGCGCCACGCGCGCGCCCGTGGAGCCGGCCGTCGCCCGCGCACTCGGGGTGGCCGGATCCGGCGGCGACTGGTTCGTCGACGGCGCGCCGGTGCGCACTCAGGACATCATCGACGCGCATCTGGCCTGGTACGCGGCCACGCCGGGAGTCGTCAAGGAGGGCCTGCGCCGCCACGCCGACCGCGTCGACCTGCTGGGGCTGCGATGA